Below is a genomic region from Cellulomonas sp. P24.
GCCCACCGCCGGTCGCCATGTCGTTTGGCGTGGCCACCCTGGCGGCGGCTGCGGTGGCCGCCTCGACGGCCAAGCGCCCATTGATCAGGTCTTGGGCGTCGGGCCGGTCGGGCCAGCGGCGCAGGTCGATGACCACGGGTCGGGTCTGGCGCAGCAGCAGGACCGCGGTGCCGAACGGAAGGGTCCGCAGTACCGAGGGCGGCATGACCGGGACCATGCGCATCGAGGTGGACGTGGACCTCTCGCCGCCGCGTCCGCGGTTGCGGGTTTCGGTGAGCTCGTCGATCTCCCCGAGCAGACGGGCGACGTCGTCCAGGTCCCGGTACTTCGCCAAGCCCCCCAGGATGATCTTGACGGTGGCGGCGTCCCAGATGGCGTCGGCGGCGTGGTCACCCCACCGGTTGCGGGCCTGGGCCAGAGACTGCAACACCGCCAACGTGGTGATCCCGGTGCCCCCGCCCTCGGCCATCAGCTGCGGCAGGGACGGCAGCGGGGTGAGGTTGGCGATCTCGTCCAACGCCAACAGCAACGGTGGGTCCAACCGGGCGCCCGGGGACCGGGCTGCCAGGCCCCGGGCGGTTTCGGTGATGTCTTCGACGAACGCGGCCACCAGCGGCGCGCACGACCCGGACGTCACGGCCGCGGCAAGCAGGTACAGGGTCCCGGACTCACGCAAGAACCGTGCCGGGTCGAACGTGTCGCGTGGTCCGGGGTCCACCGAGTCCAGGACGTCGGGGTCGGCCAGGGCGGCCAGGGACTGGCGGACCCCGAGCCACACGGAGTCCCGGGTCCGCGGGTCGGCGTGGACCGCGGCCTCCAACGCGTCCGCCCACCCGGACGCGGCACGCGAGTCCCGGTTGAGGATGGTCACGGCGTCTTCGGCGAGCACCGGGTTCAACGACCACCGGTACAGGTCCACCGCGCGGCGCCCGTCCAGGGCGGCGGCGTGCAGCAGGCACCGCAGGGCGGTCTCGGTCTGCCCGGCCCAGAAGTCCGAGTCCGACACGGTGCGCCCGAACCCGACCCCCGCGGCCAGGCCCCTTGCCCGGACCAGGGCGGTGCGCGGGGTCTCACACCCGCGCACCGGGGACCAGCGCAGCCCGCCGGGCAGCCCGGCCAGGCGTTGGGGGTCGAAGATCGCCACCGGGCCGTGATCCTCCCGGGCGGACATCGTCACCGCGAGGGTGTCGGGGCGGGTGGAGGTGGCCACGACGGGGCCGGGGGCGTCCAGGACCCACGGGATCACCACGTGCAGGCCCTTGCCCATCCGGGGCGGGCCGACCAGCAGCGCGGAGTCCTCCACCGAGCACCACAGCTCGCGGCCACCGGCCCGCCCGAGCAAGAACCCGACATCACCCGCCGTAGCGCCACCACCGGCTGAGGGCCGCACGACGTCGGCGCGGCGCAGCAGCGCCTTGCACCCGGCCGCCTTCTGCGCCTCGGCCGGGGTCGCTAGGCCTGGTAGGGCCCGCAGCCGGTTGCTGGTGGTTGTCCCATCCCCGGTGAGGGTGGACCGAAGGTGGACCGCGAGGGCGACGACACCGACCACCGCGGCGATCACTACCCCGGTGGCGGCCCAGTAGACGATCGGTCCCGGGAGATGGCTGGGCGCGGGCCACTCCGCCGCGGGGTCGGAGACCGCGCCGAGTGCCCGCAGCGCGGACAACGGCCCGCCGTCGGGGGCGCCCCGGCCGGTGACCAAGCATGCCAGTGCGGCACCGCACCACAGCACGACCCCGAAACCGAGCACGGCGCCACCGGCGATCAGTGCCCAGTCCGTTAGCTCGGGCGACGACGACCCAGGGCCCGCACCGTGCCGAGTGGGGCGGTGGGCCGGGGGTTTCATCGGGCCACCCGCCGTGGTGCGGCCTCCAGTGACCGGACCACCGCCAGGTCCGGGGCTGCGGGTTCGCCGAGGTGTTCGGGCAGCGCGCAGGCGATCTGGCGCAGGGCTCCGGTGATCAGCCGGCCGGCGTCGACGAGGTCCGGTGGGAGCAGCCCGGGATTGCGTGCACCGGCCAGGAGCTGGTGGGAGCCGGTCTCGGCCAGGCGTCGCAGCTGATCGGCCGCGACGACGGTGGCGGCGTGGTGGGGGACGGCGAAGCGCCCTGCGTCGACAACTTCGCGCAGGTCCGCCAGTGTCGGGCACTGTTGTTCGTGGTGGCTCAGTCGCATGGTGGCCCAGGTGACGGTGACCAGGTCGACCGGTTGGCCGAGCTCGGCGAGTTCGACGGTGGCCGCGTAGACGGTGCGCCAGATCGGTGTCGTGATGCGGGTGGGGGCCAGCCAGGCGGCGACGGCGGTGATCTCGTCAGGGTGGGCGATCAAGGCCCCGACCAGGGTCGCCTCGTGGGCCTGTTCGGCGACCTGGTCGCGGCCGGGGTGCACGCTCAGCAGCTTGTCGGCGCTCAGTCGCAGCCCGGGGTTTCGCAGCGCGGCCCGCAGCGGGACCGGCGCGTCTGCGGCCACGGGCGCCGGAATGCCGGTGGCCTGGGCCCACCGGTTGGCGACGGCGTCAAGGCCCGCGTCGACCAGGGCGCACGTGGCCGCCATCGGCACGGACTCACCGGACAGTGCGGACTGCAGGGCCCCGGCGCGCAGCAGCACCCCTTGGCCCGCGACCTCACGGCGCAGCGCGGCGTCGAGCACCATGCGCCCGTAGACCGCGGGCTCGGGGTGAGGTGGGGTGGATTCGAGCAGGTCGTGGATCTGCACGATGGCGGCCTGGCGTGCCCCGAGACGCTCGAGCAGGTGGGTGGCGATGGTTTGGGGGTCGACCGGTTGCCCGGCGATGTGCTGCTCGCGGATGAGGTTGTAGACCTGGGCGTGCCAGGGGTCGGTGAAGTCCGCCGGTCGCAGCCACCCCTGAACCCGGTCGATCTGGTGCGGGGCCAGGAGCAGGGCGCCGACGGTCGCTTGCTCGGCCAGGTGGATGCCACTGTCGGAGTCGATCATCACGCCACCTCCGTGGGGCGCGCCGGGGTGTCGCGCATGGCGGCGTCGGTGTCGAAGACGGCGAGCTCGGACGGGTGAAGGCGGTGGTGCGCGATGTGGGTGCGGCCGGGCATCTTCCACAGGCCGGTCCCGCGGGGCAGGGCGGGCAGCAGGTCCTGTTCGGGGCGGGTCAGCCCCAGGGCGGTGCCGGTGGCGGCGACCTGGTCGGCTTCCTGGCGGTAGATCACCCGGGTGGAGCAGTCGGCGAGCAGCCCTTCGGCCAGGGAGCGCGCTTCGGACCCGGCGCCGCCGACAGCACCGAGATCGCTCAGGCGGTGCAGGACGAGCAGGTTCGCGATGCCGTAGGCGCGCGAGAGCTTCCACTGGGCCTGCATGCGCCGGATTAGGGGGACGGATCGCAGCAACCGCCAGGCCTCGTCGTAGATGACCCACCGCCTGCCCCCACCGGCCGCCAGTGTGCCTTCGAGCCACCCGGACGCGCATGTCATCGCCAACGCGAGGGCGTCGTCGTTGGACCCGAGCCGGGACAGGTCCAGCACCACCATCGGGGCATTCGCGTCCAAGGCCTGGGTGGAGGGGCCGTCGAACAGGCCCGCGAGGTCGCCGCGGATCAGGCGCCGCAGCCCGTGGGCCAGGTCGCGCCCGTCGGTGACCCGTTCGGCGACGCTTGCCCCGTCTGCCCGGGCGGCCGCCCGGTCGGGTGCGGTCAGGGCGTCCACGACGTCGGGGATCGTCGGGACCGGACGGTGGCCGGCTTCGGTGAGGGCGGCGTCCAGGGCGCCGTGCTCGACGGCGTCCAGGTCTCGTCGCAGCGTGGTCTGCGCCAGCGCGGCCAGCAGTCGCAGACGTTGCCCGTGAGCGATGGCGGGTTCGGTGTGCCCGGTGTCCAGCGGGTTGAGCCGGGTCGCCAGGCCCGGGCCGAGGCGCACGACGACCCCGCCGACCGCGTCGGCGACCGGCGCCCATTCGCCCTTGGGGTCGCCGGGCACGTACACGCGCCGCCCGACCGCGATCGATCGCACCGCCAGTGACTTGGCCAGGGCGGACTTGCCCTGCCCGATCACCCCGGCGAGCACCATGTTGGGGTTGGTCAGCTCCCCGGCGCCGTACATCGCCCACGGGTCGAAGCAGAACGGGCCGCCGGTCAACGCATCGGTACCAACGAGTACCCCGGTTGTGGGCGGGGGCGCGACCAGGAACGGGTAGACGCCGGCCAAGGTGGCCGACGACGCCCGGTGCGCGGGCAGTCGCAGCGGCAGGCACGAAGTGAACCCGCCGGGGGAGCGGCGGTAGGCCGCCCCTCGCAGCGTCGTCGACCGCACCGCACGCGGCGCCCGAACGAGGTTCACAGGACACCCCTGGCAAGCGCCAGGGTCGCGGCGACGTGGGCCAGGCCCTGTTGACCGACCAGGCGCCGGATCTCGCACATAGACTGCGCCGCGGCGGACTCGGTCGCCGCACACGCCCCGTCCAGCTCCTCGAGCGTCGCCGCGGTGACGGTGATCAGCCCGGTGAAGCGCAGGTCCCCGTGCCCGGCGATGAGCTCCTGCTCTCGGCGGGCCAGGTCGGCGACCTGCGCCCTGATCAACTCGTCCTCAACGCGCCCGACCCGGGCCCGCTGCGCCGCGTCGGCCGCGTGCTCGACCTTCGCCCGACGGATCTCCCGCAACGCCTTGGCCGTCGGCAGCGGCTCGGCGATCAACGTCACGGTGCGAAGTCCGGTCGGAGCCAGCAGCAGCGGTTGCAGGAACGAGGGGTGGACCTCGTTGCGCGGCCACTGGGTCACCCAGTACGTCGCGTGCACCGCGCTGTCGGTCCGCAGGTACGACCAGTGCTCCTGGACACCCATCGGGCCCAGCAGCCGCTTGGTCGCCACCTCACCCGGGTCACCTGCGCGGGCCGCGCCAACAGGGTCATACGCAGGGCGCAGCGTCGCACCGAGGCGATCGAGGCTGACCCAGTGGTCCACGGTCAGCTCGGCGCCGCGCAGAGCATCGGTCAGGGCCACCAGCTCCTGCTCGAAGCGTTCGCCGCCGCGTGCCGTCAACCGTCGCCGGTGGCCTCGCGGGTCTCGCAGGGCGATCGCGACGAATGCGTCCTGGCGGCGGGCCGTGTAGTAGGCCTCGTCGATCAGGTCCGCGAGCAGGCCCGCCGCCCACGACGTTTCCGCCCGGGCGTTCTCTCGCCACCAGCGGCGTGCGCCAGCCGCCCCGTCCGGCACCGTGCGCAACACCAGCTGGACGCGCACCACCATGGGCTGCTGACACAAGGACGCCAGGACGCGTCCCCAGGCGGCGACCTTGTGCTCCTGGGCCGAAGCATCATCGAGCACGAACCCCTCGCCGCGCACGCCGGCGATCGCGGTGAGCGTCCCGGCGCGGCGATCGTGGATCAGTGCCGCCGCCAGGTTCGGCGTCTCGGTCACACGCAGGCTCCCCGGCACGCCCGGGATCTGCAGGTCCCGCGCCTGCGCGCCCACCCGGGTCACCAGCGTCGTCTTGCCCAGCAGACGGCGAGCGTGCCAGTGGGCGATCAGCGGCACCCACTCGACGACCGGGCGCCCGCGAACACTGGCCGTTCCCGCAATGGCGAGCGGCAGCCAGACGACAGCGCCCGCGACCAGGCCACTCAAACCGGCCGAGTACACCCCGCCGACAGCAATCACCATGGCGATCGTCAACAGCGCCAGCTGTGCGGCGCCCAAGCCCAGCAGGATCCCGCGGTGTTCCAGTCGCCCGAACCGGGTGGTCGTTGTCTGCACGCTCGGGGTGGTCATGACCGGCCACCTGCACCCGGTCGCGGTGCGGTCACACGCGCCGGAGCCGGGCGCAGCGCCGGTGCACCGGGACCGGAACCAGTGGCCCTGGTGCCTGCCGCAGCTGCGGTCTTGCCCGCAGCGGCGGCTGCGCCGGCCCCGCTCAGGATCGTGGAGGTGACGGCCTGCTGGGCGGCGTAGCGGGTCTGGGTCCCGGCCCCGCGCGCCCCGCGCAGGATCGGGTTGGCGGCCACCGCGGAGTTCATCACGGTGGCGGCTTCCATCCCGGACCAGTGCACGAAACGCCACGTCAACCACGGGGCGAACACCGCGATGGTCAACAGCAGCAACCCGACCAGGGCGTTGGACAAGGTTTCGGTGATCCCCGGAGTGGAACCTCCCGAGGGCTGGGCGGTGACGGGTCCGGTCCCGGTGAACGCGGAGGCGCCCACGACGAACACCACCACGATGACGACCTTGCAGAACACCAACGCGGCCACGATCTCCAGCCACCGCCGGGTCCACACGCGGGTCTGGTCCCACGCCGACCCGGCGAACGCGACCGGTGCGAACACCGCGATCAGCACCAGGGCGGCCTTGCGGAACAGCAGCACCCCCCACAGCAGCAAGAACCCCGCCGTCAGGGCCAGACCGATCAGGATCTGCAACGCCGGGGACAGCCCGGACAACAGGGCGGCGAACGCGAAGAACTCCCCGGCCGCCACGACGACCGGGACCCCGGCGGCCGCGGCGATGTAGGCGCAGACCTCGTCCACCGCGGTCAACGCCAGCTGGGTCAGGGCCAGAGCCACCCCCGCACCCAGCAGGGCCTTGGCGACCCCGACCACCGCGCGCACCAGGCCGCCCGGCTCGCGGCGCAGCACCGAGCCGATCACCTGCACCACGAACAACCCGACCAGCACCGGCAGGGTGATCGCGGCAATCACCGCGACGTTCGCCCGAAACCACGACGCCGTCAGGTCGATCGACGTCGTGGAGTCCAGGGCGCCCACGGCCATCTGCCCAACCTGGGCGGCGGCCCTGATGAACGCCGCACCGAGGCCGCCCAGCACGTAGTCCGAGGCCGTGGCCGACGCGGACCCGGCGGCGTTGCTCGTCAGGTCACAGACGAACGAAACCGGCCCCGGGCACGCTGCGAGCACGAGGGTGCCCATGTCAGATCCCCGCACCCAGACCGGAGAAGAACGCCACGATCGCGTTCGCCCCACCGATCAGCAGCGCCCCACCGGCCGCCACCATCACCCCGGTCTTGCCCGACGCCGCGTACTGGTAGTTGCCCTGGTGATGGCCCAGCGCCCACACGATGACCGAGACCACCAGGCCCGCCACGCACGCAACCAGGCCCCACGTCAGCAACGCCCCCACGATCGACCTCACGACCGGCAGACCCGGCAGACCGGTCTGGTTCGGACTGATCCCCGGATCCGCCATCGGCAGCACCCGCGCCGCCACCTGCGATGCCCACATGCCCCGTACCCCCGACCGAATCGGTCGGGCACCTGTCGCTGCTGACGAGGTGCCTCACTAGGAGGTATGCGGAACTGACTGCAACACGCGAGGCTCGTCGTCGCTGAGCGGGAATTCTTCGAGCCGAGTTCCCCGGTGGTGGGCCATGGTGGTTGCGAACGATCTGCACGCCAGCCCGGGCAATGCCTGGACCGAGTCGTTTTGGAACCCGCGGGCCACCGGCCACTGCGGAGACCTGACCACCAGCCCCAACCCTCGGCGTGAGCCAGGAACCTCTGGCTGCGGTGTCGCATCTCCCTCCTCGTGCTCGCCAGCCGTCGCCATGGAGTACAACGGAGAGGTCAGAGGGGAATCACGTCATGAAGCTGTTCCGGTACCGCCGACCCTCGTTGAACACTGTCCTGGGCGTCACCAAGGCCAAGCGGCGCGTGAAGCGGTCGCTTGGCATTTCGCAGGTTCAGGCGTGGACCAAGCCGAGCCGGGTCAAGCAGAAGGTGAAATCTCGCGCCGGTCTGTATTCCCCTGTTGCGCGCGCGGTTCGACAGACTTCCAGAGGCAAGGTGCCGACGCTGTTCGGGCTGTTCGGCCGCAAGCGGTAGCTGGCTTGGGTGTTGGCCCGGTACCGAGAGGTTGACCGTAGCGCTCGAATTCGCGGCCGACCTCGGGGTCAGCCGGTCGGTCGCAGACGAGCGAGTTACTGGCTGAATGCGTTGTTGTCGACGGTCTCGTCGTCGAAGTCGGGGTCGAGCTCGGCGAGCAGAGCGTGGCGGCGGGCAGTGAGCCGGTCCGCTTCTGCGTTGTCGCCGTGGGCGAGGGCAGCGGATATTGCGTCACGGTGGAGCAGGTCCGAACAGGGCTCGACCAAGAGACCCTTCGTGGCGGCCTCGATCGCTCCGCGGTGGTCTCCGGCCGCGCGGCGGAGTTGCGAGAGGACGTGGGCGACGTCGGTGATGGTCTCGATCATGTGTTGGATGTCGTTCTCGGCCCAGGTGTAGTCGCAGTCGCGGGTCCCGAGCAGGGGTCGGTTGCGCACAAGGTCCAGGGCTGCCTGGAGTTCCGCGGCTCCCGCAGTTCCGGCTGACAGCCCAGCACGGGCGAGGCGCTGGAATTCGGTCCAGTCCGATACGACGTCGGGGCCGAGGCGGTAGGTTCCGTCGGCGTCGACGACGGGGAGGTTGGCTTCTCCGAGGTGTTGGCGGGTTCGATAGATGAGGCTGTTGCGGGCTTGGTTGTCGACGCGTTTGCCGTGCCAGAGGGCTTCGACGAGCTCTGGTCCGTTGGCGCTGTGGCGCAGCGCGAGGTAGACGACGAGTTCGGTCCCGCGCTTGCTCAGCCGAGTGGCGGACCCGTGGGGGATGCCGTCGATCTGGATCGGTCCGAGCACGTTGACGCGGACGGCCTGTGGCGAGCGATCCAGACCCTGCGCCGGAGCCTGGGGATCGGGCGCGGGGCGCGCGGGTAGCGCGGCGAGGGCGTCGGCGATTTCGTTGTCGAACGGGCGGGGAGCGGTGAGAACGTCCAGGTCCGGGCTCCGGTGCGGTCCGTCGGCCGTGCGAAGCATCGACACGAGGGTGTCGAGATCGTTTCGCGAGAGCCGCTGGGGTCGCAAACGCAGCCCGAGGGGTTCGATCAGGGCACTCAAGTCGCTTTCGATCATGAGTGACCATCCGACGCCGTTGCTGGGTCCCGCGCCGATCACGGCGGTGCCGGACCACGGCGCACAGTGCTGGTGTGGCGTTTCGGCGTCGTTGGTCGCCACGTAGACGATCGGTAGCCAGACGTCGCCTACGGCGCGATCGGACCGGGCTTGGAGAGTGTCGTCGGCGCCGATGCCTCCCAGCGTGCTGGCGACCTGTTTGTTGCGGCTGGCGATCTGGCCGTTGACGGCGCCTGGGTCGGCGACGATTTGCAGGCGTGCCAGGTCGCAGACCTCCGCGAGGCCGGTGAAGGCCTCGCCTGCGATCAATCCGATGCGTCCGGTGAGGTCGCTTGTAGCGAGCTCAGCCACCACCGCTCGAAGGGTGGCGCCCGCGGCGTCGGGGTTTCCGGTCAGGGTGAGGGTTCCAGCGGCTTCGAGGTTGACGAACACGACGGCGTCATCGGTGTGCCCGAGGGTGACCAGAGCGGGGTACGGCTCGGGCCGATCCGGGTCGTCGTCGATCGTGGCGTCGGCTGTGATGGCGTCGTTCGGCGCGGACCAGGTTCGGGGTGAGGTGCTAGTGAACGGGGCGACCGGGGTGTAGTCGTCCACGGTGAGGTGCAGGTCGAGGGTGGTTTCTGTCAGGAGGATGGCTCCGACTCGTGGCAGGTCGCGTTCGGCGGCGTAGCTGCGAGACGCCAAGGTGAGCAAGGCGGCCTTGACCTGGGGGATGGTCAGCGGGCAGGTGGCGCTGCGAAGGGTGCGTTCGGCGGCGTCCTGCTGGGAGCCGGGCTGGGGCAGTGCGATGGGTTGTCCGACGCGTCGCCTGCGGTGCTGCAGGTGGCGGCGCCGGGAGAGCTCACCGATCACGCCGACGGCTGCCAAGGCGCTCAGGCCGAGGTAGAAGTCCTGCGCGAATGGTCGTTCAGCCGTTTCGTCATCGGTTTTGCTATTGGCGCCGCCGACCGTGACGGTTTCGTCATTGGCTCCGCGGCCCGCCGTTCCGGATCCGACCTGTTCGTCCTGTTCGGCTCCCGTAGGACGGAGCGAACGTGGTTCGACCAGGCCCGCTGGGCTCGTCGGCTCCGGTCGCGGCGCGGTCGAGAGGGTTTGCGGCGCGCTTGGCGCAGGGTGCTGAGCCGGTACGGCAGCCGGGGCGGGTGCGGCGGACGGGGTGGCAGGGGCGCTGGGGATGGTCAGGCGCCAGCCGGGGCGGATGACGTCAGGGTCGGTCAGGGTTTGTCCATCGGGTTGAAGTGTGTGGGCGCTCAGGTCGTAGATCTCTCGGTAGCGGGCACCGTCGCCGAGTTGCTGAGCGGCGATGTCCCACAGTGACTCGCCCGCGGTCACGTCGTGACTTCTGGCTTCCGTCGGTGCGGGGGTCGCCGTGCTGTTGGCGGTGGTGACGGGCGCGGGTAGCGCGGTCGCGTCGAAAGGCAGCCGCAGCTGCCAGCCGGGATAGACCCAGTGGTCGTCGGTCAGGGTGCGCCCATCGGGCTGGGGTCGGCCGAGGTTGAGGTCACGGATCTCGGCGTAGCGGGCGCCGTCGCCGAGGTGTCGTTCGGCCAGGGACCACAGGGTGTCACCGCGGGCGACGGTGATGACCGGATGACGGTCGACCGGCTCGGCCGTCGAGGAACTCGTCGCCGCCGACGTCGCCGGGGCTGTCGCCGCACCGCTTGCGGTGGCCGCTGTTGAGTTCCCGGCATCGGTGAAGGGGTGTTGGGGTGCGGTGTCGACCAGGACCGCTGCGCGGGCGGCCGGGGCGCCCAGAAGCGGGGCGGAGGTGACGACAAGGAGCCCGGCGGCGGTGATCAGGGTGGCGGCGGCGCGTTGGGTCAGCCCGAGCAGCGGGATCGAGGGGACGGTGATGTGCCGGGCGGCGGCTGCCAGCTCGGTCAGGACGCTGAGGGTGAAGGCGGCCCAAGCCCCCCAGGCGACCAGGGTGACCGCGCCGAAGAACAGGGTGCCGTCGTCGGGTCGACTCAGCGTGGTGAGAACGGTGTCCCAGGTGGGCCAGGTGCGCGGCCACCCCAGGGGCGCCACCACCACCAGGGCTGCGGGCACACCGAAGACGAAGCCGGCCAGGGCGACGATGGCGGCCAGGGCGCGGGCGACATCGCCCGTGGTGCGGGCACGCCGGGTGGGGGTGGGTGCGTGGGTGGGGTTCATGTGCCGCCTCCGGTGACGCCGTGGACAAGGTCGACCTGGGCATGGCCGGTCACGGTCAAGGTCGTGATGCCGATCAGGCCCAGGAAGACCGTCGGTGCGCTGGTGGTCACGGTGACCTGCAGGCTTTGCCCGTTCGGGGAGACGGCTGCGGTCCCGGTCGCACCCGCGGCGGTGAGGTAGGCGTTGGCCGCAGCGACGGCGCCCTGCCGGTCGACGCGGATGTTGCTGGAGGAGACGGCGGCGGGCAGGTCGATCACTTGACCGGCAGTGCGGGCGGCTTCAGCGGCGATGGCGTCGGCCCGTTGGGCCGCGCGCAGCTTCGCGCCGCCGTCCGCCACAAGTCCGACCAGGACCAGCAGGCCGACCATCGTGATCGCCACGAACACCGTCACCGACCCAGCCTCCCGATCGATGCCGGCGGGCGGGCGCAGCCGTGCGCGCAGAGTGGTCATCGGGTGCGCCACGAGTCGAGGGGCGAGGTGGCGTGGGCGGTGAGGGTGTGTGCTCCTGGCAGACCGGGTAGGGCCAGGTCGGCGAATGTCACGGTGCAGGTGATCGTGGCGGTGACCGTGGCGGGTTGCCCGACCGGAGTACCGAACCCTGAGGTGTCGATGACCACGGTGGTCGGTGCGCAGCGCAGGTTCTGGGCGGTCAGCTCCCGATCAGCGGCGAGGGTGCCGGTCATCTGGGCGGCGGCTGGGGTGCGGGCCAGGGACGCGTCGCGGGCTGCGACGGCGGCGGCGTGCTCGACGGCCCCGGCGGCGACCTGCACTCGCCCGGCCAGGACCACCAGGCCGAGCAGGAGCAGCAGGGCCGGGGCCAGGATCGCCAGCTCTAGGGTCGCCGAACCGCGCTGGCGGTCGGTGGTCAACTGCGCTAGGTGGTTCATGGTGCACCTGGCGTGGTGAAGCGTTCCCGGGGTCCGGTGGCGGACTGGGTGACGGTGGGGCCGGGCACACCGGGCAGGATTGACAGGGACCGGCCGGTGACCTGGACCCCGACCTGCCCGCCGCCGGGCGTGGTGGCGGTCACGGTCACGTCGGTCAGGGTGCCGGCGCCGTGGGCACTCAGGAACTGCCGGGCCCGGGCGGGTCCGGCGGCGGGTTCGGCGGTGTAGGTGCGGGCGGCGGTGACGCCTTCTTGGGCGGCGGCCAGGGCCAGGGAGCGGGCGTGGAACCACAGCCCGTACTGCACGATCGCGACGATCAGGGCCAGCAGCACCGGGAACAGGACTGCGATCTCCACGCTGACCGAGCCCGCGTCCCGCCTCGCCCACCCGGCGCGCCACCGTGCCCGGGCCTGCGGGGCCCGGGGGCAAGGTGCCAGCGTCGTCGTGGTCATCGGCTCGGGGTTGGGTTAGTTGACCTGGTTGACGCGGCGGGTGACGGCGGCGGTGATCGCCACGACAAGCAAGGTGGCGACCGCGATCAGCCCCAGGACGATGATGACCAGCTCCAACGTATTGGACCCCGCGTCGCCGGCACCGGCGCCGCCCGGTCCGGTGCGGATGCTGCGCGTGCGGTCTCCGATGAGTCGGCGGGTGGTGGCCAGGTACCCGGTCAGCAGGATCCAGGCGGTGGTGGGCATGGCGTGCTCCGATCTGATGGGGTTAGCCGAACAGGATGCGGGTGAAGGCGGGGTAGGCGATCAGGGCCATGAACGCGACCCCGAGCAGGGCGACGGGCACGACCATGTGCTCAGAGGCGGAGTTGGCCTTGGCGGTGGTGGCGGTCAACAGCTGGGTGCGCAGCGACGTGGCGCGGGCCCGCAGGGTCGCATAGACCGCGGCGCCGTCCTGTCCGGACAGGGCCATGATGTCCGCCAGGTCGCCCAGCTCGGGAACCCCGGTGGCCTCGGCGAGGTCGGTCAGGCCCTGCCAGGGTGGCAACCCGGCGAGCTCGGCGCGCAGCAGGGCGTCGCGGATGCGGTCGAACTCCCTCGAGCCGCCGATGGCCGCGGCGCGGTCCAGGGCCTCGGTGGTGCCCGCATCGGCCGCGCGTTCCAGGGCGACGAGCTCGAGGAACACGCACGCCGCCCGGCGCATCGACTCCCGGGCGAGGCCGACCCGCCGGCGCAGGTCGACGTCGGGCACCACGAACCCCGCCCCGGCCAACACGGCGGCGGCCGCGGCCGGGATCGCGACCGACGTGCCCACGCCCGCCGCAGCCGCAGCCAGGGCCAGCAGCGTGGGGGTGGCCAGGCCGAGCAGGGCGAAGGTGGTCTTGCGGGTGGCCAGGTCTTCCGTGGTCTGGTCGACCATGTGCAGGTCGGCTGTGTACCGGGCCAGGCCCAGGGACTCCACGAGCTGCGGGAGCACCCGGCGCCGGACACCCACCCACAGCTGCGGTCCCGGCGCCGTGGGGGTCGGGTCGGTGCGCGGCCCCGGGTCGGTGGCGCGCGGGTCCAGCCGGGCCAGGGCGGCGTGCAGGTTCGGGCGGGTCGGCACCAGCCCGGCGATCAGGACGCTGACGCCGGCGCCGACCATTGCGCCGGCGAGCAGGATCTGCCAGGTGATCACCGCTCCCACCCTCTCGAGTTCGCGACCCCGTCGCCTTCGGTATTGGTGAACCCATGTGAAACGGTGAGGAAGCGGGGTTCGGGTGGGGAAAGGGTCAGTGCCCGCATCCACG
It encodes:
- a CDS encoding DUF6112 family protein, yielding MWASQVAARVLPMADPGISPNQTGLPGLPVVRSIVGALLTWGLVACVAGLVVSVIVWALGHHQGNYQYAASGKTGVMVAAGGALLIGGANAIVAFFSGLGAGI
- a CDS encoding DnaB-like helicase N-terminal domain-containing protein; amino-acid sequence: MIDSDSGIHLAEQATVGALLLAPHQIDRVQGWLRPADFTDPWHAQVYNLIREQHIAGQPVDPQTIATHLLERLGARQAAIVQIHDLLESTPPHPEPAVYGRMVLDAALRREVAGQGVLLRAGALQSALSGESVPMAATCALVDAGLDAVANRWAQATGIPAPVAADAPVPLRAALRNPGLRLSADKLLSVHPGRDQVAEQAHEATLVGALIAHPDEITAVAAWLAPTRITTPIWRTVYAATVELAELGQPVDLVTVTWATMRLSHHEQQCPTLADLREVVDAGRFAVPHHAATVVAADQLRRLAETGSHQLLAGARNPGLLPPDLVDAGRLITGALRQIACALPEHLGEPAAPDLAVVRSLEAAPRRVAR
- a CDS encoding valine--tRNA ligase, whose product is MTTPSVQTTTTRFGRLEHRGILLGLGAAQLALLTIAMVIAVGGVYSAGLSGLVAGAVVWLPLAIAGTASVRGRPVVEWVPLIAHWHARRLLGKTTLVTRVGAQARDLQIPGVPGSLRVTETPNLAAALIHDRRAGTLTAIAGVRGEGFVLDDASAQEHKVAAWGRVLASLCQQPMVVRVQLVLRTVPDGAAGARRWWRENARAETSWAAGLLADLIDEAYYTARRQDAFVAIALRDPRGHRRRLTARGGERFEQELVALTDALRGAELTVDHWVSLDRLGATLRPAYDPVGAARAGDPGEVATKRLLGPMGVQEHWSYLRTDSAVHATYWVTQWPRNEVHPSFLQPLLLAPTGLRTVTLIAEPLPTAKALREIRRAKVEHAADAAQRARVGRVEDELIRAQVADLARREQELIAGHGDLRFTGLITVTAATLEELDGACAATESAAAQSMCEIRRLVGQQGLAHVAATLALARGVL
- a CDS encoding ATP-binding protein; translation: MNLVRAPRAVRSTTLRGAAYRRSPGGFTSCLPLRLPAHRASSATLAGVYPFLVAPPPTTGVLVGTDALTGGPFCFDPWAMYGAGELTNPNMVLAGVIGQGKSALAKSLAVRSIAVGRRVYVPGDPKGEWAPVADAVGGVVVRLGPGLATRLNPLDTGHTEPAIAHGQRLRLLAALAQTTLRRDLDAVEHGALDAALTEAGHRPVPTIPDVVDALTAPDRAAARADGASVAERVTDGRDLAHGLRRLIRGDLAGLFDGPSTQALDANAPMVVLDLSRLGSNDDALALAMTCASGWLEGTLAAGGGRRWVIYDEAWRLLRSVPLIRRMQAQWKLSRAYGIANLLVLHRLSDLGAVGGAGSEARSLAEGLLADCSTRVIYRQEADQVAATGTALGLTRPEQDLLPALPRGTGLWKMPGRTHIAHHRLHPSELAVFDTDAAMRDTPARPTEVA
- a CDS encoding type IV secretory system conjugative DNA transfer family protein, with protein sequence MKPPAHRPTRHGAGPGSSSPELTDWALIAGGAVLGFGVVLWCGAALACLVTGRGAPDGGPLSALRALGAVSDPAAEWPAPSHLPGPIVYWAATGVVIAAVVGVVALAVHLRSTLTGDGTTTSNRLRALPGLATPAEAQKAAGCKALLRRADVVRPSAGGGATAGDVGFLLGRAGGRELWCSVEDSALLVGPPRMGKGLHVVIPWVLDAPGPVVATSTRPDTLAVTMSAREDHGPVAIFDPQRLAGLPGGLRWSPVRGCETPRTALVRARGLAAGVGFGRTVSDSDFWAGQTETALRCLLHAAALDGRRAVDLYRWSLNPVLAEDAVTILNRDSRAASGWADALEAAVHADPRTRDSVWLGVRQSLAALADPDVLDSVDPGPRDTFDPARFLRESGTLYLLAAAVTSGSCAPLVAAFVEDITETARGLAARSPGARLDPPLLLALDEIANLTPLPSLPQLMAEGGGTGITTLAVLQSLAQARNRWGDHAADAIWDAATVKIILGGLAKYRDLDDVARLLGEIDELTETRNRGRGGERSTSTSMRMVPVMPPSVLRTLPFGTAVLLLRQTRPVVIDLRRWPDRPDAQDLINGRLAVEAATAAAARVATPNDMATGGGLR